The stretch of DNA AGACGTGGCCGTGGAAAACTATCAGGATGTGCTGAAAGAAGCCGACCTGCCCGCCGACATCCGTTCCTTTGTCGAAACGCAGTTTGCTCAGGTGAAAGCCAGCCATGACCAGATCCGCGACATGAAGCACAGCATGGAAGCGAACAAGTAAAGTTCAAGTCCTGACGGGGCAGGGAGCCAATGACGGCCCTCTGCCCCGTTCTGTGATCTCTTGGCCTACTTGTCAAGTCTAATTTCTAAGAGTCTTGATGGCCTGCAGCTCAGATCGGCTGTGAGCTGTCCTAGAAATCGCCCAACGATTGCCCGTTCAGCGTGGACGCCCCATCTTTGAACCTCAGATTGGCGGTCAGCTTATTGCCGCTGCGGGTCACAAATCCGGCTTCTATCAGTTGCTCTATGGCCGCTGGGTCGCTGAACGGGCTTTCTTCCCCAAACGCTTCCACCAAACCCGACAACGCAGCCTCGCTGGCCTGTACTTGGGCCTGTGCGTCCACGCGGCTCAGGGCCAGCATCGGCACCTGCTCCAGCGCGGCCAATTCCTCGCCACTCAGTTGGCCCAGGCCGGTCAGATTCGCTTGCCCGGTCAGCACCACCGGGCCGCTGCCTGTGCCCACGCTCAGGCGGTCAATGATAAGGCGCGGGTCTTCTTTCAGCAGGGCCAGCAGGTCGGTCTGAATTTGCTGTTCCTGGGCGGCGGTCAGGTCAGGCAGGCTGCCCGTGCTGCCGCGCTGCGCCGCTTGCAAATCGTTGACCAGCTTGCCCAGGCGTTGCAGGGGCGCAATTGCCAAGTGCCGCGCCGCCAGATGCAACTGCACATCTTTAAAAGTCTGCCCAGCGCCCTCAATCTGGCCGATGTCGTAGGTCAGTGTGCCGTCATAGTGCGCTGCACCGTTCAGGCGACCCTCGCTGCCCAGCCGCATTTGCCGCACATTCACCGGGGCTTCACCACCCGAAATGGTCAGACTGTCTACCGTCGCGTTCGTTTTGCCCACGCCTAGCAAATCATCTTTGGATCGGCGGGTAATATCGCTGTTCACGGCCACCTGGCCTACAGTGGCCGCCAGTTCGCCTGCCACCGTCAGCCCCGGCCAATTCAGATTTACGCGCGAGGTCAGCCCGCTCATACTGGCCTGCGCCGTCAGCGGTTGCCAATTGACCGTGTCGCCTGCCTCGGTCAGGGTTCCGGCAGGAATATTCAGATCGGTTGTAGAGGTTCCGCCCAAGCCCACCACTGTCCGAATAGTGGGCTGTTTGCCACCCAAAGCTTTGGTCATGCGGGCCTGCAGGGCGGCGTCTTCAAAGCGCACATCGGTATCGATCAGCGCTTGCCCCACCGACCTGAACCCCGGCAAAGGCCCATGCTGAATGCGGTTGGTCACGAGCAGGCGCATGGGCTTTTCTCCGTCCTCGCCGTCGCCCAGCACGACTGTCATCGTTTGTGTAGAGTTCGTAAATCCGCGTTGATACTTAGAATTTTCCACGCTCGCCACGCCGCTGGCATCCAGAGCCGTGACCATGCCCTGAATCGCCTGTTCGGTGGTGTCCTGGGTGCGTGCGCCTGTGTAGGCGGTGGCTCCAGCCAGTGCACCCAGCAAGGCCAGGCCCGCCACCGTCCAGCCTAGAGCGCGGTTGGGTCGGCGTTTAGGACGGCTATTTGGGGCAGCGGGCGGCGTTTGGGAAGTCATGACTCCAAGGTAAAGGTTACGTTGCAGGCCAGCGGTCAGAATTGCGTGTCCGGTGGCCTTTAGGTAGTCTTTATTTTGATTGCACGACTTGGGTGGTAGGCAGGCCAAACCGTCTAAGGGTTCAGGGTCACGCACAAGATTGCAGTTCGACCTGAACCTCCTGCTCTTGCCGAAATTAGGATTGGTGAGGCAACTCAGCACAGCAGGACGACTACGACAGATACCGCTCATGGCGCACGCATCAACCCAAAAAGAAGCAGGCGGCCCAGTGCCTCTGCACCGTTGCCGCCCGCTCCTGCAAAGGGGTGAAACCTTACCCGCGTTTGCGGCGGCGCAGACGATCCATAGCGGCTTCCAAGCTCAGGCGCATGCGCTCCAATGCCTGTGCCAGATCACCGATTTCGTCGTTGCGGTCGGCCTGCACGGGGCGGGACAGGTCGCCCATGCTGATGGCGTCGGCCACTGCCACAAGGCGCTCGATAGGCTGCACCACGCGTCGGGCAGCACGCACGGCCAGGGCGGCGGCCAACGCCAACGCCAGCAGCGACACGCCCAGCACCAGCAGCAACGTGTTGCGGAGGTTGATGGCGGCCTGTGCGTTGGGCACTCCTACCGCGATTCGGTACAGCAGGCTGTCGTTTTTCTCGGTGGCCGAGGTGGTGGTGCGCTGTCCATTTTGGCCTTCGATCACGCCCAGACGGCTGACCACGTAGGGCGTGCGGTCACTGCGCTGGTTGGCGGGGTCTTCGGCTTGGCGGCGCAGTTCTTGGGCCTGCGAGGAATCGCCCGCGCCCACTTCTTCCAGCTGCTGCAACTGGGTGCGGTAGCTGTCGGCGGCGCTGCCCGAGGTCTGGAACGTGCCCGTGATGGGGTTATCGACCAGCCACTTCGCCACGCTGCTTTGCAGGGTTCCGTCGAGGCGAGGGTCGCGGCCACGGAAGTAGGTCGTGCCGTCGGGCAACTCCACCCGCACGAAGCCTACCGCCGAGCGTGCCAAGAGGGCGTCTAGCTGCGCGTTTACGGTTTCCTGGTCGCGGGTGTCGAGGCTGGTTCCCACGGCTACAGCTACAGCCTGTGCGTTCTGGGCCACCAGTTGGCGTTGCAGTCCGGGCAGGGTCAGGCTCAGCAGGGTCAGCGTCACGGCGGTAGACAGCGCAAGTGGTGCCAGCGCCCCGAAGGTCAGCTGTTGGGCCAGACTGCGCCGCGCTCCCAGATTGCTACGGCTTTCTTCGTTTACGGCGGTCAGGAACATCGCCGAAGGCGTTTCGGCAGCGGCAGCTTCCTCACGGGGCTTGGCGTCGGTGATGGTCAGGGCGCCCGTAAAGTCAGACCACACGTCGGCAGAGGCATTGGCCTGCGCCATAGCAGGATCGGACAAGTTAGCGGGCGCGTCGGCCAGAGTGCCGCCCTGTGCCAACGGACTCTGTGCAAAGGGGTCTGGAAACACAGTGGTCTCCGGAAACGCTGTGCCCGTCGGGAACAGGCTCTCCAGGTCGTTGCTGTCCCGTCCACCCAGATTCGCAGGGGTAGGCTGCGGCGCGGCAAGGTCGGCCCAGTTGTCGTTTTCGGCCAATCCCGCACGCGCACTTGCGCTGGCAGGTTGACGGCCACCATCGCTGCGGGCGCTGCTGGCAATCAGTTCGGCCAGCGTTTCGCCTTGGCGGTTAGGAGCCATCGGCGCGTCTTCGTTCAGGCTGTTTCCCCAGCCTGCCAGCGCGGGCGTAGGGGTAGGCACGGCCTGAAAGGGATCGCTGAACATGCCCGTTTCTTCGCGCACTTCCTCCATGGCCACCTGCGCGCCCACATCCTGAAAGACGCGCAGCAGCAGGTCGGCGCGGGCACGTCCGGTGGGTTTCATCAGGCGGCCAGAGCGGCGAGCCGAGAGGCGCTGGGCCTGATCGCCCGTGAGGCCGAAGCGTTCTATGAGCTGTTTCTCCAGAGTGGGACGAACCTCATCTGATACGGGCTGGCGAATGATGACGGTGTACTTCATGGCATGACCTTCCGGTGGGGGCTGCCCAAGCCTAAACCGCTGGGCAGAAGAGGGGCGCGGACGGAAGTGGGAGCAGTAAGGCAGAGTTGTAGAACTCGGAG from Deinococcus sp. QL22 encodes:
- a CDS encoding YdgA family protein; protein product: MTSQTPPAAPNSRPKRRPNRALGWTVAGLALLGALAGATAYTGARTQDTTEQAIQGMVTALDASGVASVENSKYQRGFTNSTQTMTVVLGDGEDGEKPMRLLVTNRIQHGPLPGFRSVGQALIDTDVRFEDAALQARMTKALGGKQPTIRTVVGLGGTSTTDLNIPAGTLTEAGDTVNWQPLTAQASMSGLTSRVNLNWPGLTVAGELAATVGQVAVNSDITRRSKDDLLGVGKTNATVDSLTISGGEAPVNVRQMRLGSEGRLNGAAHYDGTLTYDIGQIEGAGQTFKDVQLHLAARHLAIAPLQRLGKLVNDLQAAQRGSTGSLPDLTAAQEQQIQTDLLALLKEDPRLIIDRLSVGTGSGPVVLTGQANLTGLGQLSGEELAALEQVPMLALSRVDAQAQVQASEAALSGLVEAFGEESPFSDPAAIEQLIEAGFVTRSGNKLTANLRFKDGASTLNGQSLGDF
- a CDS encoding HAMP domain-containing protein translates to MKYTVIIRQPVSDEVRPTLEKQLIERFGLTGDQAQRLSARRSGRLMKPTGRARADLLLRVFQDVGAQVAMEEVREETGMFSDPFQAVPTPTPALAGWGNSLNEDAPMAPNRQGETLAELIASSARSDGGRQPASASARAGLAENDNWADLAAPQPTPANLGGRDSNDLESLFPTGTAFPETTVFPDPFAQSPLAQGGTLADAPANLSDPAMAQANASADVWSDFTGALTITDAKPREEAAAAETPSAMFLTAVNEESRSNLGARRSLAQQLTFGALAPLALSTAVTLTLLSLTLPGLQRQLVAQNAQAVAVAVGTSLDTRDQETVNAQLDALLARSAVGFVRVELPDGTTYFRGRDPRLDGTLQSSVAKWLVDNPITGTFQTSGSAADSYRTQLQQLEEVGAGDSSQAQELRRQAEDPANQRSDRTPYVVSRLGVIEGQNGQRTTTSATEKNDSLLYRIAVGVPNAQAAINLRNTLLLVLGVSLLALALAAALAVRAARRVVQPIERLVAVADAISMGDLSRPVQADRNDEIGDLAQALERMRLSLEAAMDRLRRRKRG